A DNA window from Mucilaginibacter xinganensis contains the following coding sequences:
- a CDS encoding FecR family protein, whose translation MDSRIKELFERYQSGDASIEERRLVEDWFAAFDSQQQKDFSKEHSAELFVQMDRKIGSMLESHPARNRMSARWLQVAAVFLIGAGLVFYKTFSRAPKVPAGYTLISVPKGVKKQLSLPDGSTVYLNSGSTLRISPGFGVTNRRISLTGEGFFIVKHNQTNPFTIQSGRLIITDIGTSFNVKAYAEESLVKVAVESGEVNVKEENAGKEAPIFPKSIIRNQQLIYSKDSRRAILNDTQTIEVSAWRKNQLRFDNASFGEIATTLERWYGVTVNVHGHTDNRRYTVSFNNEPVSNVLKVLGKLSGMSYQVINKSIQINLKPNKSMK comes from the coding sequence GTGGACAGCAGAATTAAGGAATTATTTGAACGATATCAATCGGGCGACGCCAGTATTGAAGAACGGCGACTGGTTGAAGATTGGTTCGCGGCTTTCGATAGCCAACAACAAAAAGATTTTAGCAAAGAACATAGCGCTGAACTATTTGTGCAGATGGACCGGAAAATTGGCAGCATGTTGGAGAGCCACCCAGCCAGGAATAGAATGTCCGCACGTTGGTTGCAGGTTGCTGCAGTCTTTCTTATTGGGGCTGGCCTGGTATTTTACAAAACATTCAGCAGAGCTCCCAAAGTTCCGGCTGGCTACACGCTGATTTCGGTACCAAAGGGTGTTAAAAAGCAACTTTCGTTGCCTGACGGTTCAACGGTTTATCTTAATTCAGGTTCAACACTTCGTATTTCGCCCGGTTTTGGCGTTACCAACAGGCGAATATCGCTAACTGGCGAAGGATTTTTTATCGTAAAGCACAATCAAACCAATCCTTTCACAATTCAATCGGGCAGGCTTATCATAACCGACATAGGTACCTCCTTTAACGTTAAAGCTTATGCTGAAGAAAGCCTGGTTAAAGTGGCTGTTGAAAGCGGCGAGGTTAACGTAAAAGAAGAGAATGCAGGTAAAGAAGCACCCATATTTCCAAAATCAATTATCCGTAACCAGCAACTTATTTATAGCAAGGATAGCCGGCGGGCTATTTTAAATGATACACAAACCATCGAAGTATCTGCCTGGAGGAAAAACCAGCTCCGCTTTGACAATGCTTCGTTCGGTGAAATCGCTACCACCCTTGAAAGATGGTACGGGGTAACCGTTAACGTGCATGGCCATACAGATAACCGCCGCTATACTGTGAGCTTTAATAATGAGCCCGTTTCAAATGTGTTAAAAGTCCTTGGAAAGCTGTCAGGCATGAGTTACCAGGTAATCAACAAATCCATACAAATTAATTTAAAGCCCAATAAAAGCATGAAGTAA
- a CDS encoding Bax inhibitor-1/YccA family protein, with translation MENNNPDYIYKNVIQINETDSTRKFLANVFIWMFVALGVSAACAFLFANSPVLFQMLVDTTTGKMTTLGYLAMFSPLAFVLLMSFGLNRLSYPVLSVLFLAYSAVTGISLSFILLAFTASSVLGVFITSSVVFGIMAIAGYTTKTDLTKFGSILIMFLIGIVVASLVNMFLHSSGLDMIISYIGVAVFVGLTAYDVQKLKNIGAGLQYGDATASKMALMGGLTLYLDFINLFIMLLRIFGRRR, from the coding sequence ATGGAAAATAATAATCCTGACTACATTTATAAAAATGTAATACAAATTAACGAAACCGACAGTACCCGCAAATTTCTTGCGAATGTATTTATCTGGATGTTTGTGGCTTTGGGAGTATCAGCTGCATGCGCGTTTTTGTTTGCAAATTCACCGGTGCTTTTTCAAATGCTGGTTGATACAACTACTGGCAAAATGACTACACTGGGCTATTTGGCCATGTTTTCACCACTTGCGTTTGTGCTTTTAATGAGTTTTGGTCTTAACCGGCTCTCATACCCTGTGCTTTCAGTATTGTTTTTAGCTTATTCTGCTGTAACAGGTATTAGTTTGAGCTTTATCCTGTTGGCTTTCACAGCGTCTTCCGTATTGGGTGTATTTATTACCTCGTCGGTAGTTTTCGGGATAATGGCTATTGCAGGTTACACCACCAAAACAGATCTTACCAAGTTCGGCTCTATCCTGATCATGTTTTTAATTGGTATAGTAGTGGCTTCACTGGTAAATATGTTTCTGCACAGCTCAGGCCTCGATATGATCATCAGCTACATAGGGGTTGCAGTATTTGTAGGCTTAACAGCTTATGATGTACAGAAGCTGAAAAATATAGGTGCCGGTTTACAGTACGGCGATGCAACTGCTTCAAAAATGGCATTGATGGGTGGACTGACCTTATATCTTGATTTTATCAACCTGTTTATTATGCTGCTGCGTATTTTCGGCAGAAGAAGATAA
- a CDS encoding S41 family peptidase, translating into MILVLLGVTIGIFISNRTLLHQSLGLSLDENDKISKVLNLVRQNYVDSVNVDSIEGATVNGLLQNLDPHSLYLPEQKATSINEGLAGGFTGIGLEYQLLRDTLVITQVYANGPAAKAGLTTGDRIIDVDNKKFSGTHLTVQLVNKTLRGEKNSALLVSVVPPNSAIKKNYTLKRGYVNASSLDAAYMATADVGYIKISKFALTTDADFREALGKLKAKGMQKLVLDLRENGGGYLNTATALADEFLKKDKLIVYTKGVHEERRDYFATDSGTFQEGKLAVLIDEYSASASEILAGALQDLDRAVIVGRRSFGKGLVQQQFAFNDGSAVNLTIARYYTPSGRSIQKSYKAGIDSYHNEIAERMRKGELFSAQSNLNDSIFKKPSPYRTLSGRKVFSGGGIMPDIFVPADTTQNTYLLQQLSDQQQFTAYTIDKLQPQLNKFGTADTFMKDYSVSNDELDNFILYASQSIKSIDSHELLISKPMIKTMLKAAAARFKWGENAYYEAINSNDNTLAKAVEAIH; encoded by the coding sequence ATGATATTGGTTTTACTGGGTGTCACTATCGGCATATTTATCAGTAATCGCACCCTGTTACATCAAAGCCTCGGCTTGTCGCTGGATGAAAACGACAAGATCTCGAAAGTACTGAACCTGGTTAGGCAAAACTACGTTGATTCGGTAAATGTAGATAGTATTGAAGGCGCTACCGTTAACGGCCTGCTGCAAAACCTTGATCCACATTCCCTTTATCTGCCCGAACAAAAAGCTACCTCCATAAACGAAGGACTTGCCGGCGGCTTTACAGGCATTGGCCTGGAATACCAGCTGCTGCGCGATACCCTGGTTATCACCCAGGTGTATGCCAACGGACCCGCTGCAAAAGCAGGGCTTACCACCGGTGACCGCATTATTGATGTAGATAATAAAAAATTCTCAGGCACACACCTTACGGTTCAATTGGTTAATAAAACATTAAGGGGCGAAAAAAATTCAGCTTTGCTGGTTTCGGTTGTGCCGCCTAACTCTGCCATAAAAAAAAACTATACGCTAAAACGCGGCTATGTAAATGCCAGCAGTCTTGATGCTGCCTATATGGCCACTGCTGATGTTGGTTATATCAAGATCAGTAAATTTGCCTTAACCACCGATGCCGACTTCCGCGAGGCGTTGGGCAAGCTGAAGGCAAAAGGCATGCAAAAATTGGTGCTTGATCTCCGCGAAAATGGCGGCGGGTACCTCAACACTGCAACCGCGCTTGCCGACGAGTTTCTAAAAAAAGATAAACTGATTGTTTACACCAAAGGGGTGCATGAAGAACGCCGCGACTATTTCGCTACGGATTCAGGAACTTTCCAGGAAGGTAAGCTTGCTGTTTTAATTGATGAATATTCTGCCTCAGCCAGTGAGATCCTTGCCGGGGCGCTGCAAGACCTTGACCGCGCCGTGATAGTTGGCCGCCGCTCGTTCGGCAAGGGGCTGGTACAGCAACAGTTTGCCTTTAACGACGGTTCAGCCGTAAACCTTACTATCGCCAGGTATTATACCCCATCAGGCAGGTCTATCCAAAAATCATATAAAGCAGGTATTGACAGCTATCACAACGAAATTGCTGAACGGATGCGCAAAGGCGAATTGTTCTCCGCCCAAAGTAATTTAAACGACAGTATTTTTAAAAAGCCTTCCCCCTACCGTACCTTGAGCGGGCGAAAGGTCTTTAGCGGCGGTGGTATTATGCCCGATATTTTTGTTCCTGCTGATACCACCCAAAATACATACCTGCTACAGCAATTGAGCGATCAGCAGCAATTTACGGCCTACACCATTGATAAGCTGCAGCCGCAACTCAATAAGTTTGGTACTGCGGATACTTTTATGAAAGATTATTCAGTGAGTAATGATGAGCTGGATAACTTTATCCTATACGCTTCGCAAAGCATAAAAAGTATCGACTCGCACGAATTGCTGATCTCCAAACCGATGATAAAAACGATGCTAAAGGCCGCTGCCGCACGCTTTAAATGGGGTGAAAATGCTTACTATGAGGCCATAAACAGCAACGATAACACGCTGGCTAAAGCCGTGGAAGCTATCCATTAA
- the der gene encoding ribosome biogenesis GTPase Der, which translates to MSNIVAIVGRPNVGKSTLYNRLTETRKAIVDDFSGVTRDRHYGVSEWVGRSFTVIDTGGYVANSVDVFEAAIREQVIIAIEEATVILFMVDVTTGITDLDDEIATLLRKGKKPVFVVVNKLDNTNLLADSMVFYSLGLGELYNISSMTGSGTGELLDEVVKHFDDEPTEENQLPKYAIVGRPNVGKSSIINSLIGKERNIVTPIAGTTRDSIHIHYNQYGHDFMLIDTAGLRKKTKVKENIEFYSVMRTIKALEEADVVILMIDAVEGIESQDINIFHLAEKNKKGVVIVVNKWDLIEKNNKTIKVFEEQIRDKIAPFTDVPIVFTSVTEKQRVLKVIETANLVYQNKIRKIPTSKLNEIMLPIIEAYPPPSIKGKYVKIKYITQIAGTSPMFAFFCNLPQYVKEPYYRFIENKIRENFNFNGAPVQVWFRQK; encoded by the coding sequence ATGAGCAATATAGTAGCCATAGTGGGCAGGCCCAACGTAGGCAAATCAACTTTATACAACCGTTTAACTGAAACCCGCAAGGCCATAGTCGACGATTTTAGCGGGGTAACCCGCGACAGGCATTACGGTGTTTCTGAATGGGTTGGCCGTTCATTTACCGTTATTGATACCGGGGGCTATGTAGCTAACTCGGTTGACGTATTTGAAGCCGCCATTCGTGAGCAGGTAATTATTGCCATTGAAGAAGCAACTGTAATTTTATTTATGGTTGATGTTACTACCGGTATTACCGACCTTGACGATGAAATTGCTACCCTGTTGCGCAAAGGCAAAAAGCCTGTGTTTGTAGTGGTGAATAAGTTGGACAACACCAACCTGCTGGCCGATTCGATGGTGTTTTACAGCCTCGGACTTGGTGAGCTTTACAACATCTCTTCTATGACAGGTTCAGGCACCGGCGAACTGCTGGACGAAGTTGTTAAGCATTTTGACGATGAGCCTACTGAAGAAAACCAATTGCCAAAGTATGCAATTGTCGGACGGCCTAACGTAGGTAAATCATCTATCATCAATTCATTAATAGGCAAGGAACGAAACATTGTAACCCCGATTGCCGGCACCACCCGCGATTCCATTCACATTCATTACAACCAGTACGGGCACGATTTTATGCTGATAGATACTGCCGGTTTGCGTAAGAAAACAAAAGTTAAGGAGAATATAGAGTTTTATTCGGTTATGCGTACCATTAAAGCGCTGGAAGAAGCCGATGTAGTGATCCTGATGATTGATGCTGTTGAAGGAATTGAGTCGCAGGATATCAATATCTTCCACCTTGCCGAAAAAAATAAAAAAGGTGTGGTGATTGTGGTGAACAAGTGGGACCTTATTGAAAAGAACAACAAAACCATAAAAGTTTTTGAAGAGCAGATCCGCGATAAAATAGCGCCGTTTACGGACGTGCCTATTGTATTTACCTCGGTTACTGAAAAGCAAAGGGTTTTAAAGGTGATTGAAACTGCGAACCTGGTTTACCAAAACAAGATCAGAAAGATCCCAACCTCGAAGCTGAACGAAATTATGCTGCCGATAATTGAAGCTTATCCGCCGCCATCCATCAAAGGGAAATACGTTAAAATAAAATACATTACGCAGATTGCAGGAACATCGCCCATGTTCGCATTTTTCTGCAACCTGCCGCAATACGTTAAAGAACCCTATTACCGCTTTATTGAAAACAAAATAAGGGAGAACTTTAACTTTAACGGAGCACCGGTACAGGTTTGGTTTAGACAAAAATAA
- a CDS encoding RNA polymerase sigma factor, which translates to MVYQNLSEQLLLRKCSDGDSAAFHEIYSRYKTFVYAIVVARLEDRDDAKDITQDIFINLWTTRERLVELRDFRPWLYVLSRNHVISAYRKQSIRIKGEGYLLQQLSELEHSAEDHRLARELNVTIVNVVEHLPETMRNCYNLSRNEGRRNAEIAGILNISEKTVRNNVSEALKRLKSNLRSTHPELLVLSFLCFHWLFLQF; encoded by the coding sequence ATGGTATATCAAAATTTATCAGAACAATTGCTGTTGAGGAAATGCAGTGATGGTGATTCGGCGGCCTTTCATGAGATTTATAGCAGATATAAAACATTTGTTTACGCCATAGTTGTCGCAAGGCTTGAGGACCGGGACGACGCAAAGGACATAACACAGGATATCTTCATAAATTTATGGACCACACGGGAGCGCCTTGTTGAATTAAGAGATTTTAGACCCTGGTTATATGTTTTAAGCCGTAACCATGTAATCTCGGCCTATAGAAAACAAAGCATTCGCATAAAAGGCGAAGGGTACCTGCTACAACAGCTTTCGGAATTGGAACATTCGGCCGAAGATCACCGGCTCGCGCGCGAACTCAACGTCACCATTGTAAACGTTGTTGAGCACTTGCCCGAAACTATGCGCAACTGCTATAACTTAAGCAGGAACGAGGGGAGGCGAAATGCCGAAATTGCCGGGATCTTGAATATTTCCGAAAAAACGGTTCGCAATAACGTATCTGAAGCATTAAAACGTTTAAAATCAAACCTCCGCAGCACCCATCCCGAATTGTTGGTGCTGTCTTTTCTTTGTTTTCACTGGTTGTTTCTTCAATTTTAA
- the era gene encoding GTPase Era: protein MAHKAGFVSIIGKPNAGKSTLMNALVGEKMSIITPKAQTTRHRILGIVNEEDYQIVFSDTPGVIKPHYALHESMMHQVDGSIVDADLILLVTDIYEEYDETDVLKKLEGSSAPVAVLINKVDQSDEETVKAKVDFWEEKLKPKAVFAISALKDYNVLAVMNFVIENLPEHPAYYEKDALTDRNDRFFASEMIRAQILKQYKKEIPYSTEVIVTAFVEGEKLHRISAEIIVERDSQKNIIIGKGGEMLKIVGTYARRDMEEFFQKKVFLEMFVKVIPDWRSKKNYLKKFGYE from the coding sequence ATGGCCCATAAGGCAGGTTTCGTAAGTATAATTGGCAAGCCCAATGCAGGTAAATCAACATTGATGAATGCACTTGTGGGTGAAAAAATGTCGATAATAACTCCTAAAGCGCAAACAACAAGGCACAGGATACTGGGCATTGTTAACGAAGAGGACTACCAGATAGTTTTTTCAGACACCCCCGGTGTTATTAAACCACACTATGCTTTGCATGAAAGCATGATGCACCAGGTTGATGGCTCCATAGTTGATGCCGACCTGATTTTGCTGGTTACCGATATTTATGAAGAGTACGATGAAACGGATGTGTTGAAAAAGCTGGAAGGCTCATCGGCACCTGTAGCGGTGCTCATTAACAAGGTTGACCAAAGCGATGAGGAAACTGTAAAGGCAAAGGTTGATTTTTGGGAAGAGAAGCTGAAGCCGAAAGCGGTTTTCGCGATATCGGCCCTGAAGGATTACAATGTGCTGGCGGTAATGAACTTTGTGATTGAGAACCTGCCGGAGCATCCTGCCTATTACGAAAAGGACGCGCTGACCGACAGGAACGACCGCTTTTTTGCGTCGGAAATGATCCGTGCGCAGATCCTGAAACAATACAAAAAAGAGATTCCTTACAGCACCGAGGTTATTGTAACTGCTTTTGTGGAAGGCGAAAAGCTGCACCGCATCAGCGCTGAAATTATTGTTGAGCGCGATTCGCAGAAAAACATAATTATTGGCAAGGGCGGCGAAATGCTTAAAATTGTAGGTACCTACGCCCGCCGGGATATGGAAGAGTTTTTTCAGAAAAAAGTGTTTCTGGAGATGTTTGTAAAGGTTATTCCTGATTGGCGCAGCAAGAAAAATTACCTGAAGAAATTTGGGTACGAATAA
- a CDS encoding LytR/AlgR family response regulator transcription factor, with protein sequence MQTVNFLIADDEPQARKLLQAYMAGISNYNLVKLCANAMEAYEALHTSKIDLMFLDIRMPMVSGTDFLRSLKKPPMVIFTTAYNKYAMEGYDLNVIDYLLKPISLPRLMQALEKVNDKMQKPLASDAGHRANYLFIKVENKLVKIILDDLLLIESMQNYVKLHFKDKVIVAPYTMKVMENMLPGNNFLRVHRSFIVPVTIITAVNGNTIETGFQNIPIGLSFKDAVMNYIKNVNR encoded by the coding sequence ATGCAAACAGTTAATTTCCTGATTGCCGATGATGAACCCCAGGCCCGTAAGCTACTACAGGCCTATATGGCGGGCATAAGTAATTACAACCTGGTAAAACTTTGCGCAAACGCAATGGAAGCTTATGAAGCCCTTCATACTTCAAAAATTGATCTCATGTTTTTGGATATAAGAATGCCTATGGTATCAGGTACCGATTTTCTGCGTTCGCTAAAAAAACCGCCCATGGTTATTTTCACCACCGCCTATAATAAATACGCTATGGAAGGCTATGATTTAAACGTGATTGATTACCTTTTAAAACCAATATCACTACCAAGGTTAATGCAGGCGCTTGAAAAGGTGAATGACAAAATGCAAAAGCCTCTTGCTTCAGATGCGGGTCATCGGGCAAATTATTTGTTTATCAAGGTTGAAAATAAACTGGTTAAGATAATTCTTGACGATTTGCTATTAATAGAAAGCATGCAGAATTATGTAAAACTGCATTTTAAAGACAAAGTAATAGTAGCCCCTTACACCATGAAAGTAATGGAAAATATGCTGCCTGGAAATAATTTTTTAAGAGTGCACCGATCATTTATAGTTCCTGTAACAATCATTACTGCCGTAAACGGCAATACTATCGAAACCGGCTTTCAAAATATACCTATCGGTTTAAGCTTTAAAGATGCTGTGATGAATTATATTAAAAATGTGAATCGTTAG
- a CDS encoding sensor histidine kinase: protein MNRAKIFWDKSFTDWRYRIFLHAGFWFFLLFFWMEESITLRITLQQHYSVNLVGIGYCLFLFYPLVYGIVPLLQKHKWLYAALLFSVYYVIAIALRTYEVSLIVNWYNLKQTWVVGNDFWKRLYGAHFNPLAVAKVFFSSIPSFLEVIYIPLVIKFIRYAYQSNLKQSWLAKENAQLQLSTLKAQINPHFFFNTLNNLQSYIVQNEKEKSVGLLNQLADFMRSSLYDCEAEYISMTQEIDLLNNYIAIERIRFDQQADIAIQLTNTDPSYLAPPFIFLPFIENAFKHGGSLATEQVFIEIVLDNSPEKVTLKTKNRFHNLPGKPGIGLQNVRKRLNYYFPDNYTLAVDKNSDFYSVKLEICKQLIS from the coding sequence ATATTCCTGCATGCAGGCTTTTGGTTTTTTCTCCTGTTTTTTTGGATGGAGGAAAGCATAACACTTCGAATTACTCTACAGCAGCATTACTCTGTAAACCTTGTAGGTATAGGCTATTGCCTATTTTTATTTTATCCGCTTGTGTATGGCATAGTCCCTTTATTGCAAAAGCATAAATGGCTGTACGCCGCATTGCTGTTTTCAGTGTATTATGTTATCGCTATTGCGCTCCGCACTTATGAGGTAAGCCTTATTGTAAACTGGTATAACCTTAAACAAACCTGGGTTGTAGGTAACGATTTTTGGAAACGTTTGTATGGCGCTCATTTTAATCCGCTAGCTGTGGCAAAGGTTTTTTTCAGCAGCATTCCCAGCTTCCTTGAAGTGATATACATTCCCCTGGTTATTAAATTTATAAGATATGCATACCAATCTAACCTAAAGCAATCCTGGTTGGCAAAAGAAAACGCGCAATTGCAGTTATCAACATTAAAGGCCCAAATAAACCCGCATTTTTTTTTCAATACGTTAAATAACCTGCAATCGTACATCGTTCAAAACGAAAAAGAAAAATCTGTGGGCCTGCTTAACCAATTGGCAGATTTTATGCGCTCTTCGCTTTACGACTGCGAGGCCGAATACATCAGCATGACTCAGGAAATTGACCTCCTGAATAATTATATAGCCATTGAACGGATTAGATTTGATCAGCAGGCAGATATCGCTATACAACTTACAAACACTGATCCTTCTTACCTGGCTCCGCCTTTTATTTTTTTACCGTTTATTGAAAACGCATTTAAGCACGGTGGCTCATTAGCAACCGAACAGGTGTTTATTGAGATTGTGTTAGATAATAGCCCCGAAAAGGTAACCTTAAAAACCAAAAACCGCTTTCATAACCTGCCTGGAAAGCCTGGAATCGGGCTTCAGAATGTCAGAAAACGACTGAATTATTATTTCCCGGACAATTACACTTTGGCTGTAGACAAAAACAGTGACTTTTACAGCGTTAAACTTGAAATATGCAAACAGTTAATTTCCTGA
- the murQ gene encoding N-acetylmuramic acid 6-phosphate etherase, with amino-acid sequence METTTEKESLYNHLEQMQVSEILEHINKEDQTVPLAVAKALPQIEKLATATAEKMKEGGRLFYIGAGTSGRLGVVDASECPPTFGVSFDTVVGIIAGGDGAIRKAVEFAEDDAEQAWNDLLRYQINDKDVLVGIAASGTTPYVIGGLRKANTHNITTGCIVCNSGSPVAAEAKYPVEVVTGPEFLTGSTRMKAGTAQKLVLNMLSTCVMIRIGKTKGNKMVDMQLTNNKLVDRGTRMVMNETGLDEETAAALLLKYGSVRKAVENVGN; translated from the coding sequence ATGGAAACCACAACGGAAAAGGAGTCGCTTTATAATCACCTGGAGCAAATGCAGGTGTCCGAGATCCTGGAGCATATCAACAAAGAAGATCAAACAGTACCGCTTGCCGTAGCAAAGGCGCTGCCGCAAATAGAAAAGCTGGCCACCGCTACAGCTGAGAAAATGAAGGAAGGCGGCCGGTTGTTCTATATTGGCGCCGGTACCAGCGGCCGTTTAGGCGTGGTTGATGCGTCGGAATGTCCTCCAACCTTCGGCGTTTCGTTTGATACCGTTGTGGGAATTATTGCCGGGGGTGACGGCGCCATCAGAAAGGCGGTAGAATTTGCAGAAGATGATGCCGAACAGGCCTGGAACGACCTGTTGCGATACCAAATAAATGATAAAGATGTGCTGGTGGGAATAGCCGCGTCAGGCACTACGCCATACGTTATTGGCGGCTTAAGGAAAGCAAATACGCACAATATTACAACGGGGTGCATTGTTTGTAATAGTGGCAGCCCGGTTGCAGCCGAAGCCAAATACCCGGTTGAGGTGGTAACGGGTCCCGAGTTTTTAACAGGATCGACCCGGATGAAAGCAGGAACCGCCCAAAAGCTGGTGTTAAACATGCTGAGCACCTGTGTGATGATCAGGATTGGCAAAACAAAAGGTAATAAAATGGTGGATATGCAGTTAACCAACAATAAACTGGTTGACCGCGGAACCCGCATGGTGATGAACGAGACCGGGCTTGATGAAGAAACGGCTGCTGCATTGCTGCTAAAATATGGCAGTGTGCGCAAGGCGGTGGAGAACGTAGGGAATTGA